In one Chryseobacterium camelliae genomic region, the following are encoded:
- a CDS encoding glycosyltransferase, producing the protein MGRKKIITSAFSNLYTDQRIEKVCRTLYENGYDIELIGNDWNGAEKMQRPYPFSRIKLISKSLKTAYFEFNWKLYQELKQKADKNTILHANDLDALFPNYLIAKKLNIPLVFDSHEIFSEMPAVQGKMSQKLWRYLEKSVVPNIKFMITASSGYADWFKNRYGIEAVVVQNAPRKVDFNIQIPENNPKIILYQGAINPFRGIDKAILAMHHLDHVIFKIAGDGPRKAEYEELVIKQGLQHKVQFLGKLHPDDLRKITLTADCGMSIEEDGGESYYYSLPNKVLDCIQARVPLILSNLPEMQKIKNQFDIGEMIKDHQPENIAKAVQAILNKGRENYQPELERAARILCWENEEMKLLDVFEKASQSY; encoded by the coding sequence ATGGGCAGAAAGAAAATTATTACTTCTGCATTTAGTAATTTATATACCGATCAGCGTATAGAAAAGGTTTGCAGAACGTTATATGAAAACGGATATGATATTGAACTTATCGGAAATGACTGGAATGGGGCTGAAAAAATGCAGCGACCTTATCCTTTTTCGAGAATTAAGTTAATTTCTAAAAGTTTAAAAACCGCTTATTTCGAATTCAACTGGAAATTATATCAGGAACTAAAACAAAAAGCAGATAAAAATACGATTCTTCATGCCAATGATCTGGATGCTTTGTTTCCCAATTATTTAATCGCAAAAAAACTGAATATTCCTTTGGTTTTTGACAGTCATGAAATTTTTTCAGAAATGCCTGCCGTTCAAGGCAAAATGTCACAAAAACTGTGGCGTTATCTTGAAAAGTCTGTCGTTCCGAACATAAAATTTATGATTACGGCAAGTTCCGGCTATGCCGATTGGTTTAAAAATCGATACGGAATTGAGGCTGTTGTTGTTCAAAATGCACCGAGAAAAGTAGATTTTAATATTCAAATTCCTGAAAATAACCCGAAAATTATTTTGTATCAGGGAGCCATTAATCCTTTTCGCGGAATTGATAAGGCGATTTTAGCCATGCATCATTTGGATCACGTCATTTTCAAAATTGCCGGAGACGGACCGAGAAAAGCTGAATATGAAGAATTGGTGATTAAACAAGGTCTTCAGCATAAAGTTCAGTTTTTAGGGAAATTACATCCCGATGATTTAAGAAAAATTACTTTGACTGCAGATTGCGGGATGAGTATTGAAGAGGATGGGGGAGAAAGCTATTATTATTCCTTACCGAATAAAGTTCTGGACTGTATCCAGGCCAGAGTTCCGTTAATTTTATCGAATCTTCCGGAAATGCAAAAGATTAAAAACCAATTTGATATCGGAGAAATGATCAAAGATCATCAACCTGAAAATATTGCAAAAGCAGTTCAGGCGATTTTAAATAAAGGCAGAGAGAATTATCAACCGGAACTTGAAAGAGCAGCCCGTATTCTTTGTTGGGAAAACGAGGAGATGAAGTTGCTGGATGTTTTTGAAAAGGCATCTCAAAGTTATTAA
- the bcp gene encoding thioredoxin-dependent thiol peroxidase, translating to MLKVGDTLPQFEGTNQDGETVNSEKLLGKKLVIFFYPQANTPTCTVETCNLSDNYSQLEKAGFQLLGISGDSVKKQKNFHNKFAFPYDLIADENRNIIEKFGVWQEKKTFGKTYMGIVRTTFIFDEKGICTRVIEKVTSKTAAEQILNG from the coding sequence ATGCTGAAAGTTGGAGACACATTACCACAATTTGAAGGAACAAATCAAGATGGAGAAACGGTAAATTCGGAAAAACTACTTGGAAAAAAATTAGTTATTTTCTTTTATCCTCAGGCAAATACTCCAACCTGTACAGTGGAGACGTGTAATCTGAGCGATAATTATTCTCAATTGGAAAAAGCCGGATTTCAATTATTAGGCATAAGCGGAGATTCTGTAAAAAAACAGAAAAATTTTCACAATAAGTTTGCTTTTCCTTATGATCTTATTGCTGATGAAAACCGTAATATTATTGAAAAATTCGGGGTTTGGCAGGAGAAAAAAACATTTGGAAAAACGTATATGGGAATTGTAAGAACGACCTTTATTTTTGATGAAAAAGGAATTTGTACGAGGGTAATTGAGAAGGTAACTTCAAAAACGGCGGCTGAGCAGATTTTGAATGGATAA
- a CDS encoding SufE family protein translates to MTIKEKQQEIIDEFAFLDDWEQKYEYIIDLGKELKGLSDDKKVDENLIKGCQSKVWIDAEFRDGKLFFNADSDGILPKGIVSLLVSIYSGHSTQEILDSDFEFISEIGLQEFLSPSRANGLMAMTKQIKFYAVAYQLKS, encoded by the coding sequence ATGACCATTAAGGAAAAACAGCAGGAAATTATCGACGAATTTGCGTTTCTTGACGATTGGGAGCAGAAATATGAGTACATCATCGATCTTGGGAAAGAGCTTAAAGGGCTTTCTGATGACAAGAAAGTTGATGAGAATCTGATCAAAGGCTGCCAGAGTAAAGTTTGGATTGACGCAGAATTCAGAGATGGAAAATTATTTTTTAATGCTGATTCCGACGGGATTTTACCAAAGGGAATTGTTTCTCTTTTGGTAAGCATTTACAGTGGTCATTCTACACAGGAAATTTTAGATTCTGATTTTGAATTTATTTCTGAAATCGGGTTACAGGAGTTTCTATCTCCTTCCAGAGCTAACGGATTGATGGCTATGACAAAACAGATTAAATTTTATGCGGTTGCCTATCAGTTGAAATCATAG
- a CDS encoding SprT-like domain-containing protein, producing the protein MKKWFSDYYIHIKITRERSSKLGDYRKLPDNSHEITINSTLSPQLFFFVLTHELAHLIAFEKFGRRISPHGNEWKTTFREMLLESLGVYEEELKPIITKFSRSPKANFMASPDLVKFFHAGNTEDNVCYIEEIEKGDFFVYQNQKYLQEGLIKKNYLCKNLVTGRKYSFKPLARVEKCM; encoded by the coding sequence TTGAAGAAATGGTTCTCGGATTATTATATTCATATAAAAATTACCAGAGAACGGAGTTCAAAGTTGGGAGATTACCGGAAACTACCGGATAATTCCCATGAAATAACAATAAATTCGACACTTTCTCCACAGCTTTTCTTCTTTGTGCTCACTCATGAGTTGGCACATCTTATTGCTTTTGAAAAGTTCGGAAGAAGAATATCGCCTCATGGAAATGAATGGAAAACCACTTTCAGAGAAATGCTCCTGGAAAGTCTTGGGGTATATGAAGAAGAATTAAAACCGATCATTACTAAGTTTTCAAGGTCTCCGAAGGCGAATTTTATGGCGAGTCCGGATTTGGTGAAATTTTTTCATGCAGGAAATACAGAGGATAATGTTTGCTATATCGAAGAAATAGAAAAAGGGGATTTTTTTGTTTATCAAAATCAAAAATACCTTCAGGAAGGACTGATTAAAAAAAACTATCTTTGTAAGAATCTGGTTACCGGAAGGAAGTATTCTTTCAAGCCTTTGGCCAGGGTAGAAAAATGTATGTAA
- a CDS encoding glycosyltransferase family 2 protein, whose amino-acid sequence MKLSICIPVYNFDVRELVFDLKKEIENNKVEAEIILIDDASDESFKSINTELQDEVQTFVFLENNIGRTRIRNLFLDFTQGDYLLFLDCDGKVISNTFLLRYIRSVTNNPEIDVMYGGRKVAVSPPDDAHYLRWKFAVERENLSVDQRQKKPYLCFQTNNFIIKRKILKEIPFSSEFQKYGYEDLLFAMELKAKNVRVDHIDNAIFNNDLEENSMYLGKVEESVESLAKMLKNTKLRVKLEEVKLVSLFNQIEKASLKTVFMKLFRIKEKRLKKNLLKGNVSLRYLDFYKLGLLLKKMDRP is encoded by the coding sequence ATGAAGCTTTCTATCTGTATTCCTGTTTATAATTTTGATGTAAGAGAGCTTGTTTTTGATTTAAAAAAAGAAATTGAAAATAATAAAGTAGAGGCCGAAATTATTCTTATTGATGATGCTTCAGACGAAAGTTTTAAAAGCATAAATACTGAGCTTCAGGATGAGGTACAAACATTTGTTTTTCTCGAAAACAATATAGGCAGAACAAGGATCAGAAACCTGTTCTTGGATTTTACTCAAGGCGATTATCTTTTATTTCTGGATTGTGACGGGAAAGTTATTTCAAACACTTTCCTACTAAGATATATTCGATCCGTAACGAATAATCCGGAGATAGATGTGATGTATGGAGGGCGGAAAGTTGCTGTTTCTCCACCTGATGATGCTCATTACCTCCGATGGAAATTTGCCGTAGAACGGGAAAACTTAAGCGTTGATCAACGACAGAAAAAGCCCTATTTATGTTTTCAAACCAATAATTTTATCATAAAAAGAAAAATTCTTAAGGAAATCCCCTTCAGTTCCGAATTTCAAAAGTATGGTTATGAAGATCTTCTTTTTGCTATGGAATTAAAGGCGAAAAATGTACGGGTTGACCATATTGATAATGCAATTTTTAATAATGATCTGGAGGAAAACTCAATGTATTTAGGGAAAGTAGAAGAGTCGGTGGAAAGCCTGGCAAAGATGCTTAAAAACACGAAATTAAGAGTAAAACTTGAAGAAGTAAAATTAGTAAGTCTATTCAATCAAATCGAGAAAGCTTCCCTCAAAACCGTTTTTATGAAACTTTTCCGGATAAAAGAAAAACGTCTTAAAAAAAATCTTTTGAAAGGAAATGTAAGCCTGAGATATCTGGATTTCTATAAATTAGGCTTACTATTGAAAAAAATGGATAGGCCTTAA
- a CDS encoding TolC family protein, whose translation MKKVLVIILGLSCLGLKSQKRWSLRECVDYAIKNNLQVIQNEYSKQTQEANLKIAKKNYLPSVSGSIGNTVSFGQTSFGTGSLRNDVFQNNANLGAEVLVYNNGRLDKTVRKSQYDLEASLYDVETIKNDISLQIAQQYLTTLLNKEIVKISESTVANAKKQYDKAKITTSVGTTAQTVLAEAEAALAREKQNLKTAEINVGRSLFALAQLLQLPDYKNFDVEDVNVPGQLTPELKSVNEVLATAYESQPQIKAAESRIKSAEAQTEVSKTAFWPTVTASAGIGSFYNNLLNTDITGIDESENIVYERNLFGQYKDNFGQQASVSVNIPIFNKGITKLQVEQSKINESVAKNSFEQQKQAVRQNVQKAQFDADANYEVYLSAVEAEKSSKLSMDFAEKSYAAGRTTIFDLNVARNNYANAQGSVAQAKYNYLFSLKLLNFYAGIPLSL comes from the coding sequence ATGAAAAAAGTTTTGGTAATTATTTTAGGATTGAGTTGTCTGGGGCTAAAATCTCAGAAAAGGTGGTCATTGAGAGAATGTGTAGATTATGCTATAAAAAATAACCTGCAGGTCATTCAAAATGAATACTCGAAGCAAACTCAGGAAGCCAACCTAAAAATTGCCAAAAAAAATTACCTTCCTTCTGTTTCCGGAAGTATAGGAAATACCGTTAGTTTCGGACAGACCTCTTTCGGGACAGGAAGTTTAAGAAATGACGTCTTTCAAAACAACGCAAACCTAGGAGCTGAAGTTTTGGTATATAACAACGGAAGGCTTGATAAAACAGTCAGAAAAAGCCAGTATGACCTGGAAGCAAGCTTGTATGATGTGGAAACGATAAAGAACGATATTTCGCTGCAGATTGCACAGCAATATTTAACGACCTTGTTGAATAAGGAAATTGTAAAAATTTCTGAAAGCACAGTTGCAAATGCTAAAAAGCAATATGACAAGGCGAAAATAACGACGTCGGTGGGTACAACGGCACAAACTGTTTTAGCAGAAGCTGAAGCAGCATTGGCAAGAGAAAAACAAAACCTTAAAACAGCTGAAATTAATGTTGGGCGAAGCTTATTTGCTTTGGCCCAGCTTTTACAATTGCCGGACTATAAAAATTTTGATGTTGAGGATGTAAATGTTCCCGGTCAATTGACTCCGGAGCTAAAATCAGTTAATGAGGTTTTGGCAACGGCTTATGAATCTCAGCCTCAGATCAAAGCAGCAGAAAGCAGAATAAAATCTGCGGAAGCCCAGACTGAAGTTTCAAAAACGGCTTTCTGGCCTACAGTAACCGCAAGTGCGGGAATCGGATCTTTCTATAACAACCTTCTTAATACGGATATCACTGGAATAGATGAGTCAGAAAACATTGTTTATGAAAGGAATTTGTTTGGACAGTATAAAGACAACTTTGGACAACAAGCCAGCGTTTCTGTTAATATCCCGATTTTCAATAAGGGAATTACAAAACTTCAGGTAGAGCAGTCAAAAATTAATGAAAGTGTTGCCAAAAACTCATTTGAACAACAAAAACAGGCGGTAAGACAAAATGTTCAGAAAGCCCAGTTTGATGCTGATGCGAATTACGAAGTGTATTTGTCGGCGGTGGAAGCGGAAAAAAGCTCAAAACTTTCTATGGACTTTGCTGAAAAAAGCTATGCAGCCGGTAGAACGACCATTTTTGACCTGAATGTTGCCAGAAATAATTATGCAAATGCACAAGGTTCTGTAGCACAGGCAAAATATAATTATCTTTTCAGCTTAAAATTATTGAATTTCTATGCGGGAATTCCACTAAGTTTGTAG
- a CDS encoding GNAT family N-acetyltransferase, with amino-acid sequence MSLKNQIHPQNADNLYETERLFIRPMSLDDGEFILDLYNRPKFIQFIGDRHIKTVADAENYIKDKFLPQFEKLGYGNYLVLTKEGNHKIGGVGIFEREGLDVVDIGFSLLDEFEGKGYAYEAALKVKSIAMDDFGLKKISAITSKDNFSSQKLIEKLGLMFRKHIVLPGEDEELRYYETE; translated from the coding sequence ATGAGCCTAAAAAATCAAATCCATCCACAAAACGCAGATAATTTGTACGAAACAGAACGCTTATTCATCCGTCCGATGTCTTTGGACGACGGTGAATTCATTCTTGATCTTTACAACAGACCCAAGTTTATACAATTCATCGGGGACCGTCATATAAAAACGGTTGCTGATGCAGAAAACTATATCAAAGACAAGTTTCTTCCACAATTTGAAAAGTTAGGTTATGGGAACTATTTAGTACTGACAAAAGAAGGAAATCATAAAATTGGAGGAGTAGGAATTTTCGAAAGAGAAGGATTGGATGTTGTGGATATCGGATTTTCCTTATTAGATGAGTTTGAAGGGAAAGGGTATGCGTATGAAGCAGCTTTAAAAGTTAAATCTATAGCAATGGATGATTTCGGACTAAAAAAGATCTCAGCAATTACTTCAAAGGACAATTTTTCTTCCCAGAAATTAATCGAGAAACTGGGTTTAATGTTCCGGAAACATATAGTTCTTCCGGGAGAAGATGAGGAGTTGAGGTATTACGAAACAGAATAA
- a CDS encoding DinB family protein: MITESLQLLYTRDLNKLKQEIESYQSENSIWKTDKNISNSAGNLCLHLVGNLNHFVGAQLGNSGYIRNRDLEFSLKDVPRAELIEKVEETLTVVISTLDKLSAEDMEKEYPLGYKMTTEHFLIHLFGHLSYHLGQINYHRRLLDVE, encoded by the coding sequence ATGATCACAGAAAGTCTACAATTACTTTACACAAGAGATTTAAATAAATTAAAACAGGAGATTGAATCTTACCAAAGCGAAAACTCAATTTGGAAAACAGATAAAAACATTTCGAACTCGGCGGGAAATTTATGCCTCCATTTGGTTGGAAATCTTAATCATTTTGTTGGGGCACAATTGGGGAATTCAGGATACATCAGAAATCGTGATCTTGAATTTTCATTAAAAGATGTTCCAAGAGCTGAGCTTATTGAAAAAGTTGAAGAAACATTAACAGTTGTGATTTCAACACTTGATAAATTATCCGCTGAAGATATGGAAAAGGAATACCCCCTGGGATACAAAATGACAACAGAGCATTTCCTGATTCATTTATTTGGGCATTTGAGCTATCATTTGGGGCAGATCAATTACCACAGAAGATTATTGGATGTGGAATAG
- a CDS encoding mannose-1-phosphate guanylyltransferase, which translates to MLQSDKYCVIMAGGIGSRFWPLSTQKFPKQFQDILGTGRTMIQQTYDRISKMIPAENIFVITNKEYVGLSHQQLPEIPEENIVGEPLMKNTAACNLYMANKISEKNPDATMVVLPADHLILKEDVFLQKLELAFNLASENEYLVTLGITPTRPDTGYGYIQFVEKKNAEYFKVKTFTEKPILEIAQSFLESGDFLWNAGIFIWNVKSIQHAFEMYLPDMTQQFMACDYNAGNEQSCIELIYPKVQKISIDNGILEKAKNVYVIPADLGWSDLGTWTSVYENTEKDKNQNSVNQKHLLTYNAEGNIIHAKNNKVVVIDGLKDYIVVDTDKVLLICPREHDQLIKDYVLDLKNFKKGERFM; encoded by the coding sequence ATGTTACAGTCAGATAAATACTGTGTGATAATGGCAGGAGGAATTGGTAGCAGATTCTGGCCTTTAAGTACACAAAAGTTCCCGAAGCAGTTTCAGGATATTTTAGGAACGGGAAGAACAATGATTCAGCAGACGTATGACAGAATCAGCAAGATGATTCCTGCAGAGAATATATTTGTAATCACGAATAAGGAATATGTAGGGTTATCTCACCAGCAATTGCCTGAGATTCCGGAAGAAAATATTGTAGGAGAACCGTTAATGAAAAATACGGCGGCCTGTAATCTTTATATGGCCAATAAGATCTCCGAGAAAAACCCTGATGCCACAATGGTGGTTTTACCAGCCGATCATCTGATTCTTAAAGAAGATGTTTTTTTGCAGAAACTGGAACTGGCTTTTAATCTGGCATCTGAAAATGAGTATTTGGTAACATTAGGAATCACGCCTACAAGACCGGATACAGGATATGGATATATCCAGTTTGTAGAAAAGAAAAATGCAGAATATTTCAAGGTAAAAACATTTACTGAAAAACCTATCTTGGAAATTGCACAAAGCTTCTTGGAGAGTGGGGATTTCCTTTGGAATGCAGGAATTTTTATCTGGAATGTGAAAAGCATTCAGCATGCTTTCGAAATGTACCTTCCGGATATGACCCAGCAATTTATGGCTTGTGATTATAATGCAGGGAATGAACAGAGCTGCATAGAGCTTATTTATCCAAAAGTTCAGAAAATATCTATCGATAACGGGATTTTGGAGAAAGCGAAGAACGTATATGTGATTCCTGCGGATTTGGGTTGGAGTGATTTAGGAACATGGACTTCGGTTTATGAAAACACAGAGAAAGACAAAAATCAAAACTCTGTCAATCAAAAACATCTTTTAACGTATAATGCGGAAGGCAATATCATTCATGCTAAAAACAACAAAGTAGTGGTGATAGATGGTTTAAAGGATTATATCGTTGTAGATACGGATAAAGTGCTTCTTATTTGTCCCAGAGAACATGATCAGCTGATCAAAGATTATGTTCTGGATCTTAAGAATTTCAAAAAAGGAGAACGGTTTATGTAA
- a CDS encoding endonuclease III domain-containing protein: MTKKERAELVQLELEKLYPQVPIPLDHTDPYTLMVAVALSAQTTDKKVNQVTPDLFAVAGTPQRMAKLEVFEIKELIKEIGLANTKAKNLKRMAELLLERHNGVVPQTYEELEALPGVGHKTASVVMSQGFGFPAFPVDTHIHRLMTQWKLTSGKNVVETEKDAKNIWKEEVWNKLHLQIIFYGREYSPARGKGEKDFITKMMFKEKEK; this comes from the coding sequence ATGACAAAAAAGGAAAGAGCAGAGCTTGTTCAGCTGGAATTAGAAAAACTATACCCGCAAGTTCCTATTCCGTTGGATCATACCGATCCTTATACTTTAATGGTTGCGGTCGCGTTATCTGCACAAACGACCGATAAAAAAGTAAATCAGGTAACTCCTGATCTTTTTGCTGTGGCAGGAACGCCTCAAAGAATGGCAAAACTGGAAGTATTTGAAATCAAAGAACTGATCAAAGAAATCGGACTGGCGAATACAAAAGCCAAAAACCTGAAAAGAATGGCAGAACTTCTGTTGGAGAGACATAATGGAGTAGTACCTCAAACATACGAGGAACTGGAAGCTCTTCCGGGAGTTGGTCATAAAACGGCTTCGGTAGTGATGAGTCAGGGCTTCGGTTTTCCTGCTTTTCCCGTCGATACACACATTCACAGGTTGATGACGCAATGGAAGCTTACTTCCGGAAAAAACGTCGTAGAAACGGAAAAGGACGCTAAAAACATTTGGAAAGAAGAAGTGTGGAACAAACTTCACCTTCAGATCATTTTTTACGGAAGAGAATATTCTCCGGCGAGAGGAAAAGGAGAGAAGGACTTTATTACCAAAATGATGTTTAAAGAAAAAGAAAAATAA
- a CDS encoding glycosyltransferase family 9 protein, translated as MTRILAYRFSAFGDVAMTAPVFREFLDQNPDVEIVMVSRKNFESLFADIPNVVFKGINLDDYKGFFGLNRLANELIEEFKPDLVANLHDVIRTKILDKIYRRKGLKVFKIDKGKEEKERLTDIWNLNKVQLRKTVERYADVFREMGFKINLSHQLRPSSNHKSGIGFAPFAQHQGKMLPLEKSYELVRILAQKKKVYFFGGGKKETETLEKWEREIPNTYSLSGKLSLAEELKKISELELMISMDSANMHLASLMGTRCISVWGSTHPYAGFLGFGQSEDDVVQIEDLTCRPCSVFGDKECYRGDWACLEELDVQKIVEKT; from the coding sequence GTGACAAGAATTTTAGCATATCGTTTTTCTGCTTTTGGTGATGTTGCGATGACGGCACCGGTTTTCCGCGAATTCCTGGACCAGAATCCGGACGTAGAAATTGTAATGGTATCCCGAAAGAATTTTGAGAGTTTATTTGCTGATATTCCTAATGTTGTATTCAAAGGGATTAATCTGGATGATTATAAAGGTTTCTTTGGATTAAACAGACTGGCGAATGAATTAATTGAAGAATTTAAACCGGATTTGGTGGCGAATCTTCATGATGTTATCAGAACGAAAATTCTGGATAAAATATACAGAAGAAAAGGCTTAAAGGTCTTTAAAATTGATAAAGGAAAAGAAGAAAAAGAACGACTTACGGACATTTGGAACCTGAATAAGGTTCAATTGAGAAAAACGGTTGAACGCTATGCAGATGTTTTCCGTGAGATGGGCTTTAAAATCAATTTGTCTCATCAATTAAGACCTAGTTCAAACCATAAATCGGGTATTGGTTTTGCTCCTTTTGCCCAGCACCAAGGAAAAATGCTTCCGTTGGAGAAATCTTACGAATTGGTAAGGATTCTAGCTCAAAAAAAGAAAGTTTACTTTTTTGGCGGCGGGAAAAAAGAGACCGAGACCCTGGAAAAGTGGGAACGGGAAATTCCAAATACCTATAGTTTGTCAGGAAAGCTGAGTCTTGCCGAGGAATTAAAGAAAATTTCTGAACTGGAGTTGATGATTTCTATGGATTCTGCAAATATGCATTTGGCGAGTTTAATGGGAACAAGATGTATTTCTGTCTGGGGATCTACACATCCTTATGCGGGGTTTTTAGGATTTGGGCAGAGCGAAGATGATGTTGTTCAGATAGAGGATTTAACTTGCCGACCTTGTTCTGTTTTTGGTGATAAGGAGTGCTACCGGGGAGACTGGGCATGTCTGGAAGAGCTTGATGTTCAAAAAATCGTCGAAAAAACTTAA
- a CDS encoding bifunctional folylpolyglutamate synthase/dihydrofolate synthase, with protein sequence MTNEQYQEAVEWLFVQAPNYQIDGQKAYKPGLDNITKLCAFFGNPQEKIKCIHVGGTNGKGSSSNMLASVLQESGYKVGLYNSPHLIDFTERIKVNGQNCNKEFVFQFIQKLKKLPEEIRPSFFEFTTIMAFEYFYQQDVDFAIIEVGLGGRLDSTNIIRPLVSAITNVQLDHQNILGDTIEEIAGEKAGIIKTHIPIISGDENEAVKNIIKSKADKENAPFIDATLLKADLKSDLKGSYQEKNIKVVIGLIEELRKLNFAISDENIKKGLLSVHQNTGFIGRWFEFSKSPLTICDTGHNQAGLEHVFAQLNSIDKHKHIVLGFVNDKKIDEVMKILPENSEFYFAKPSIHRGRHPEDYEDLLIDAKIFYKIFNSVQEAYLSAKERCTNKEMIFIGGSNFVVGEFLEKNLEVSK encoded by the coding sequence ATGACAAACGAACAATATCAAGAAGCTGTAGAGTGGCTTTTCGTACAAGCTCCCAATTATCAGATTGATGGGCAAAAAGCGTACAAGCCCGGACTGGACAATATCACAAAACTTTGCGCATTTTTTGGAAATCCTCAGGAAAAGATAAAATGCATCCACGTCGGGGGAACCAACGGAAAAGGCTCTTCAAGCAATATGCTGGCGTCCGTTTTACAAGAATCGGGTTATAAAGTGGGTTTATATAATTCACCTCATCTTATTGATTTTACAGAGAGAATTAAAGTAAACGGTCAAAATTGTAACAAAGAGTTTGTCTTTCAATTTATTCAAAAATTAAAAAAACTCCCGGAAGAGATCCGTCCTTCGTTTTTTGAATTTACCACCATCATGGCTTTTGAATATTTTTATCAGCAGGATGTAGATTTTGCGATTATTGAAGTGGGATTAGGCGGAAGACTGGATTCAACAAATATTATTCGCCCCCTGGTTTCTGCAATTACAAACGTACAGTTGGATCATCAAAATATTTTAGGAGATACCATCGAAGAAATTGCGGGCGAAAAAGCAGGAATTATAAAAACTCATATTCCGATTATTTCCGGAGATGAAAATGAAGCCGTTAAAAATATCATTAAAAGCAAAGCAGATAAAGAAAATGCACCTTTTATCGATGCGACTCTATTAAAAGCCGATTTAAAATCTGACTTAAAAGGAAGCTATCAGGAAAAAAACATTAAAGTGGTCATCGGCTTAATTGAAGAGTTAAGAAAATTAAATTTTGCCATTTCTGATGAAAATATTAAAAAAGGACTTTTAAGCGTTCATCAAAATACAGGCTTCATCGGTCGCTGGTTTGAGTTTTCAAAAAGCCCGCTGACTATTTGTGATACAGGACACAACCAGGCCGGTTTGGAGCATGTTTTTGCCCAGTTAAATTCTATTGATAAGCATAAGCATATCGTTTTGGGCTTCGTTAATGACAAAAAAATAGATGAAGTCATGAAAATTTTACCGGAAAATTCTGAGTTTTATTTTGCCAAACCATCCATTCATCGAGGAAGACACCCCGAAGATTATGAAGATTTGCTGATTGACGCAAAAATTTTTTATAAAATTTTTAATTCTGTACAGGAAGCGTATCTTTCTGCAAAAGAACGATGTACAAACAAAGAAATGATTTTTATCGGTGGAAGCAACTTTGTAGTGGGAGAATTTTTAGAAAAAAATTTGGAGGTTTCTAAATAA